Sequence from the Pseudomonas frederiksbergensis genome:
CATTCACCAGGGGCGCCAGCAACAAAGCGAACAGCAGGGGCAGTTTCGAACACAAGCGCAGCATGCGGGCACCGGTCATTGGGTGAGAAAGTTGAGTCGATAGACGCCGATGAAGTTGGGGTTGGCTGCGTCGGGTATCCATCGGGTGTCCTTCCAGTTCATGAGTTGTTGCAGGCTTGCGGAGCGCATGCCGTTGTCGGTTGGGGTGGTGGTGCCGGTGTGATAAGCGATGTAGCGGCCCATCCAGATCATCAGATGCTGGTCATCGCCCTGATCGAAGAACATCAGGTCGCCGGGGCGGGCCTGGGTGACATCCCGGCCCACCAGGCGGCTGTTGAACTGGATCAGCTTGATCGCGTTGACGTAGGGGCCGACCTTGCCGCCGCCCTGTTGCCATTGCTGGGCAAGGCGTCGTTGCTCATCGCTCAGCGGCAGTTCCGGCGGCAGGTAGCGATTGGACAGGCCATTGCTGCGCAACCATTTTTCGTCATGGACCTTCAGCGCTTCATTGGCCGCGAAACGCACAAGGCCGGCACAGTCCTGCTGGTACCAGCGCGGGCTCGGGCCTTTGGTCAGTTGTTCCTGGGCAATGCGCACGAACCAGGCGCGAAAGACCTGGGATTGCTGTGCATCCAGCGCCGGCGCCTCGACGGCAAGCGCCGGCCCGACGAGCAGCAGCGCCAGCAGCAACCCACACGCGCGCTTGCCGATCAGTCCTGTCACAGCGCTTTCCATTCCAGCGGCAGCCACTGCCAGTGGCCGTCCGGCTCGCTGCCTTCAGGCAATGTCAGGGCGTACTTGCCGTAGCCGCCGAGGGTGCGCAGCTTGGGGATCAGGTAGGTTTGCGCGGCGTTGTAGAACACCGGCTCCATGTCCTGGGGCAGGCTGTCGAGGGTTTCGCGCTGCATCAGTTGCGCCATGGAGTCCGGGCCGAAGTAGACCGGCATCAGCAGGTCCTTGGGCACCACGTCGGCCATGGGCGGGAAACGTTTGTCGAGCGTGCCGAGGGCCTTGTCCACCAACTTGTCGTCGAGGGAGAACAGCAAGGTGGAACCGTGGCGCGCCAGGCTGACGCGCATGAACGCCTTGCCGGTGATCGCCTCGGGTTGCTCGGCTTCCTTGGCCGGATACGCACCGAAGTTGGAGCTGACCTGGCGTTGCCACTGGTGCATCGACCCTTCTTGCTTCTCCACTACCGGGAAGGCGTGTTCGGCAACGTTGTTTTCATAGGCGCCGACCATCGAACCGAACAGGTTGCCCAGGTCGGCGTCGAGCTTGCCGTCGTCTTCGTTCAGGCTCGCTACCAACAGCGGCGTATACAGCCGCGAATCAGCGTACCAGCACAGGCCCGCCGCGCCCGCCACATGATCGACCATGGCCTGGGCGGCTTTTTCCTCGGCGCCGAGTTTCACCAGCAACGGTTTCTGCTGTTCAGCGGCCAGGGGCAACGCTACGCAGGCGCTGGCGCCCATGGGCATGGCTTGCCAGATGGGCTTGAAGTCGAAGTCAGGCTGGTTTTCCACTTCGTCCATGGCCAGGAAGCTGTGCCAGCCCTTGTCATCCATGTCGAAGCGCAAGCCGGCGAAGTTCGGGATGAACCGCTGGTAACCCATGGCAAGCACGCTGGCGTTGACCGAGATGCGTTGCTTGACCTCTGGCGCCTTGGCCGTCAGGCCGAACGCTTCGGGGAACAGCTTTTCCCCGGCCAGCAGCGCCTCCAGGGCCTGGGTCGAGACCATGCCACGTTCGTCGGTAGGGCCATGGCCTGGGTCGTAGAGCTTGGTCGGGTTGGACAGCACGACCAGCTTGTCGCCATGGGAGGCGAAAACCAGGGATTTGCTGGCGTTATAGCTGAGCTGGTAGAGCGCAACTTCATCGCCGCTCACCTTCAAGTCACCCAGCTTGCTCAACTGGGTGTCATCCAGCGCGACTTTCGCCAGCGGCTCCAGCACCTTTGCCAACCCGCCGCGATCCATCACCAGCAAAAAATCCTTGAGACGGCCGTCCGCCCCGCGCCACAACGCCACGTCCGCCGGCTGGTCGAAAAGTTGCTCGATCAGGCTGTCCTGCAGCTTGAGATCATGCTCGTAGATGATCCGGCGCAGGCTGCCGATCAAGCCCAGGCGGTCGGCATGGGCTTCGTAATAGAAAACGAAGTCTTCGGTGAGCGTGGCCTTGAGGAACGGCACCGCCAACAGATCCTTCGGCAACTGGCTCAGGGAATGGGCCTCGATCAAGCCGTCGGGACGACTCACGCCGAGTTTTTCCAACGCCAGCGCCATGGGCGGCGCCTTGGGCTTGGTCATGAACCAGCCCAACCCGCCGGCCGCCCCGGCCACCAGGCACAGCCCGAGCAGAATCACCGGCCAGCGGCGTGCAGGTTTGGCGACAGGTGTCGGCGTGGTCGGGGAAGCAGTGTTGTCGCTCATATTCACAAGGGCCTATTCATCCGTGGAGCGGAGTACTTAATAGTTGAACGTCTTGACCAGCAACAGATCGCCAATGGCGCGCAGGGGCACGACAAAGGTCTCGCGTTTTTCATCGACTGTGTTTTCGTTGAGCACCAGGTTGATCTGCGAGGTGATCACCTCGTTCTGGTTGCTGGTTTCATCGAAGTTGTAGCCGCCGCTGCCGTAGTTGCCCCAATAATTCACGTAGACCAGGTAGGTGCCATGCATCGGCGCGGTCATGGTGAACATCTCGGGGCCGGGACCATCGACGCCGTCCGGGTCGAGGCCACCGCCGTTACTCAGGGCAGGCTGGCCGAAAAAGGCATGTTGGCCGTCGGGTGTGACGATATGCAGGTCAAGTTCGGCCTTGGGGTCGTCCCAGCCCAGCACCACGCGGATCTGAGCCGGGGTGCGCAGGTTGTTGGCTTCGTAGAATTGCACGCGCTTGAGGGATTGGCCTTCGGAGCTGCGCACCTCGACGCTGTTGGAGCCGGCGCCAAATGCATACGGCCGGGCGAAACGCCCCTCGTCATCGGTGTAGAGATTCAGCGGATTGCCGTTGACCGCCAGGCTGTGGGGCTGGCGCGCCGTGCCCATGGCCTTGAGCCGGCCTTCGATCATGGTGCGGTTGCGCTGGATGCCGCGATCGATGGGCGGCGTCGGGTAGGCGACCTGGGGGTTTTCCGTGCGATCGAGCAAGCCGTGGTAACGCCAGCCGCCGACCGGCTCCGACATTTCAGCGGAAGGCCCGGCCCACGCCTGCGGCGCGCCGAGCAACACGATCAATAAAGAAAGAAAACGCACGTATGCCTCCTGCCATGCACGACGCAACCCGGCGCTGATCCTCAGCGCGCTTGTCATTATTCAGGTTTCGTCTGAAGGCCCCGTCGCAAGGGGGCCGTAGATGGCGCGAAGAGTATCGATTTGACGGTTTTTTCACAATCGGGCAACGCGCGATTCTGTGTGGGAAATCACGTACTGAGGGGGGCGTGAGCCGAATAGAGGATTTATTCGGCTCACGAAATGAGCCGAATAGCGCTATTATTCGGCTCATTCGTCTTGAAGAGCAGTTGCAGCGGTTTGTCGACTGGTTCGAGGCGAGCCGTCATCAGACCGACCTCGACCCGTTGTTGCGAGCCGGCATCACTCATTTCTGGTTTGTCACCCTGCACCCATTCGACGATGGCAATGGTCGCCTGACCCGCACCCTGACCGACCTGGCACTGGCCCAGGGCGAGGCCCAGGCGATCCGCTTCTACGCCATGTCCGTAAGCATCCTGGATGACCGCGCCGGTTATTACCGAATCCTTGAAAACAGCCAGAAGGCCACGCTGGATATCACCGCCTGGCTGACCTGGTTTCTGCAAACGCTGTTGCGCAGCCTGCATACAGCGATGGCGCAAATCGAAAGCGTGCTGGGCAGACACGGTTCTGGCAGGCCCATCGCGCCTCAGCTTTCACCCCTGAACAGACCAAAGTGCTTAACCGGCTACTCGATGGAGGTGAAAAAGGGTTCGAACAGGGGATCAGTGCCGCTCAATACCAGGCCGTGGCCAAGGTCTCAAAGGCGACGGCAACGCGACACCTGGCGGAGTTGCTGGAAAAAGGCTGCCTGGCGCGGATGCCCGGTGGCGGACGCAGTACCCGTTACAGAATCAACTATCCCGCTGATTGAGATCATCTGTGGCGAGGGGATTTTCCCCTTGCCACAGGTTCCGACATCCTTGCTGATCGGGGTGACGCCCGGCGGTCCTGATTTGCCCGAACACCCCATGTCTGCTAGTGTCGCGCCGGTTTAACAGTCAACCGGAATAGCCGCCATGGCCCGCAAAAAAGCTGCAATGGATTTCGAACAATCTCTGGCCGACCTGCAAACGCTGGTCGAGCGCCTGGAGAACGGCGAATTGTCGCTGGAAGACTCGCTGACCGCCTTCGAGCAGGGTATCGGCTTGACTCGCGACTGCCAGGCAGCGCTGGCCCAGGCCGAACAGAAGGTGCAGTTGTTGCTCGAACGCGACGGCGAGCTGACCGAAGAGCCTTTCGATGCGGAACAGCCTGAATGATCGGCGCGTATCAGGCCAGCAGCCAGGCCCGGGTCAATGCTGCCCTGGATACCTTGTTCAGCGCCCCGGGCCCGGAACTGGCGCGCCTGTACGAAGCCATGCGCTACAGCGTGATGAACGGCGGCAAACGCGTGCGCCCGCTGCTGGCCTATGCCGCGTGCGAAGCCTTGGGCGGCCAGGCCGAACA
This genomic interval carries:
- a CDS encoding DUF1175 domain-containing protein; this encodes MESAVTGLIGKRACGLLLALLLVGPALAVEAPALDAQQSQVFRAWFVRIAQEQLTKGPSPRWYQQDCAGLVRFAANEALKVHDEKWLRSNGLSNRYLPPELPLSDEQRRLAQQWQQGGGKVGPYVNAIKLIQFNSRLVGRDVTQARPGDLMFFDQGDDQHLMIWMGRYIAYHTGTTTPTDNGMRSASLQQLMNWKDTRWIPDAANPNFIGVYRLNFLTQ
- a CDS encoding DUF2138 domain-containing protein; amino-acid sequence: MSDNTASPTTPTPVAKPARRWPVILLGLCLVAGAAGGLGWFMTKPKAPPMALALEKLGVSRPDGLIEAHSLSQLPKDLLAVPFLKATLTEDFVFYYEAHADRLGLIGSLRRIIYEHDLKLQDSLIEQLFDQPADVALWRGADGRLKDFLLVMDRGGLAKVLEPLAKVALDDTQLSKLGDLKVSGDEVALYQLSYNASKSLVFASHGDKLVVLSNPTKLYDPGHGPTDERGMVSTQALEALLAGEKLFPEAFGLTAKAPEVKQRISVNASVLAMGYQRFIPNFAGLRFDMDDKGWHSFLAMDEVENQPDFDFKPIWQAMPMGASACVALPLAAEQQKPLLVKLGAEEKAAQAMVDHVAGAAGLCWYADSRLYTPLLVASLNEDDGKLDADLGNLFGSMVGAYENNVAEHAFPVVEKQEGSMHQWQRQVSSNFGAYPAKEAEQPEAITGKAFMRVSLARHGSTLLFSLDDKLVDKALGTLDKRFPPMADVVPKDLLMPVYFGPDSMAQLMQRETLDSLPQDMEPVFYNAAQTYLIPKLRTLGGYGKYALTLPEGSEPDGHWQWLPLEWKAL
- a CDS encoding YfaP family protein, which encodes MRFLSLLIVLLGAPQAWAGPSAEMSEPVGGWRYHGLLDRTENPQVAYPTPPIDRGIQRNRTMIEGRLKAMGTARQPHSLAVNGNPLNLYTDDEGRFARPYAFGAGSNSVEVRSSEGQSLKRVQFYEANNLRTPAQIRVVLGWDDPKAELDLHIVTPDGQHAFFGQPALSNGGGLDPDGVDGPGPEMFTMTAPMHGTYLVYVNYWGNYGSGGYNFDETSNQNEVITSQINLVLNENTVDEKRETFVVPLRAIGDLLLVKTFNY
- a CDS encoding exodeoxyribonuclease VII small subunit, which codes for MARKKAAMDFEQSLADLQTLVERLENGELSLEDSLTAFEQGIGLTRDCQAALAQAEQKVQLLLERDGELTEEPFDAEQPE